The DNA region ACCAGTGCCGAAATTTATAACCTCTGTTGGACGCTTAGTATTAAGATCTTCCTCAATTAGAGTGGCGAATGTTTCTTCATTCTCTACACCCCATCCAAAAGTGAGCGAGTCACCTAGAAATATTATCCTATATTCATCTCCTCTCTCAACTGGGTATTCCTTGTCTCTAAGTCCGTCTGAATTAATATCAACCATCACATCCATAAGCTCCATGGATTTGTTTGGCCTGTGCTCATGGCCGATCAGATTATTGTCAGAATCTTTCTTAAGGCTCATGGCGTATTTGGTCATCTCTATATCGTAGGCCATGTTATAGTTCAGATAGACCCTGATTAAGACCTCTCCAATTGCAAGAAGAACAACAAAGATTATTAGTATTGCCGAGATGCGTATTAAAAGACCTTTTAGATTCATATATTAGGGATTTAGCGCCTTATTGAGTATTTAGAGCCAGTAGTTTACAAAATAATATGGGCCTTGTAAACGAATTGTTTCTATTAAACGAGCATTATTATTTGCACAACAGGTTACTTTTTAGATAATGTATCTATCACTAGGAGACTATAGATACTCTAAGTTAAGGAGATTTCACCTATGATTAAAGTAAGCGCTAAGAAAACTGTAGTTGGCTGGATCGGTACTGGGGTAATGGGCGGACCTATGTGCCTTCACCTAATGGAAAAAGGTTACAAGGCTATTGTATACAACCGAACAAAAAGAAAAGCAAAAAATCTATTAGATAAAGGTGCCCTATGGGCAAAGAGTCCTAAACAAGTTGCTGCAGAAGCTGATGTGATATTCTCGATAGTCGGTTTTCCTAAAGATGTAAGAGAAGTTTACTTCGGCAAGAACGGTGTTTTTGAAGGACTCAAAAAGGGGAGCATCGTTGTGGATATGACAACTACTGAGCCATCACTTTCTGAAGAAATTTACGAGCATGCGAAGGGACTCGGGGCTTCTTCTATTGATGCACCTGTATCAGGAGGCGATATTGGCGCTAAAGCTGGAGCACTTTCAATTATGGTAGGCGGCGATAAGAATGATGTTAAATCTGTAATGCCTCTTTTTAAGCTTATGGGAAAAAATATTGTTCATCAGGGCGGCGCTGGAAAAGGACAGCATGCAAAGATGTGCAACCAGGTTATGGTATCAGCCCTTATGATAGGAGTATGTGAGACGCTTTTATATGGATATAAATCAGGGCTTAATTTAAACACGATGCTAAAATCTGTTGCAAACGGTGCAGCTGCTAGTTGGATGCTCAGCAACATAGGCCCTAAAAT from Thermodesulfobacteriota bacterium includes:
- a CDS encoding NAD(P)-dependent oxidoreductase is translated as MIKVSAKKTVVGWIGTGVMGGPMCLHLMEKGYKAIVYNRTKRKAKNLLDKGALWAKSPKQVAAEADVIFSIVGFPKDVREVYFGKNGVFEGLKKGSIVVDMTTTEPSLSEEIYEHAKGLGASSIDAPVSGGDIGAKAGALSIMVGGDKNDVKSVMPLFKLMGKNIVHQGGAGKGQHAKMCNQVMVSALMIGVCETLLYGYKSGLNLNTMLKSVANGAAASWMLSNIGPKMVDRDFRPGFYVEHFIKDMGIALKEAEKMNLTLPGLSLVNQLYIATKAEGHGRKGTQALILALEKLSNVR